The following coding sequences lie in one Bacteroidota bacterium genomic window:
- a CDS encoding N-6 DNA methylase, which yields MNYSAIHIQGNIITLEILDKIRNDENYHYQKPKDFGFDKGSTLRDRISSAWSEAKILWELYSRKMEALPEGEYGTSETRKLWMTPFLFELGYDIEPARVEEINGKTFPISHRDAKRNGFPVLIMGYADKLDRKPEGNRLRMSPHALMQEYLNHTGHLYGLVTNGTQIRLLRDSNRLSKLAYLEFDLGKMLEEDLFYEFALMYRVLHASRMPESPDEAEKSIFEFYHQESLDSGARIREKLRTAVKESMETMAKGFLTHPANAHFVEQVRTGNIHAAQFYKLLLRTVYRIIFLATIEERNLVYPRFTKDDAEYESKNRLRNIYLNHYSFERLRNLALSPVYIDPRKHDLWQALLATFRLFEPLGEGEKLGIKPLGGELFGTNSLSLDGIDLYSLRLQNQYMLEILGRLTTFRDERGQLTRVNYRDLDVEELGSVYEALLELQPYFNLDLPTPAFSFTEGSLRKLTGSYYTRHDLVAQLIKTALIPVMEERLKKARTREEKANAILGISVCDPAAGSGHFLLAAARVLGFELAKIRTGEENPGEEPLLEATRDVIESCIYGVDKNPAAVELCRLSLWLVAHNSGKPLTFLEHKIKCGDSLVGVDNLKRLRGGIPEGAFNPLSGDDRAVASAIKKRNRDFLKRKQLSLFSQAETLEAHQQQFAEKYLQLHELKVYTQEDYEKKRREYSRLMRDPQLLKDQTACNLFTYAFFQEYKTGKPEHLYVQSEFLAIFLGSAGSLNARLEAQATAASINYRFFHWPLEFPDIAAKGGFDVVLANPPWEIVELKEIEFFETRAPEIDEAANKAERTKLIAQLATNNPGLYDEYHHELRTFDASRKFMQESGILTLTNSGRLNLYAAFAEKILKSINADGRAGFIVPTGIATDDGNKRFFAHLIEDGQLVSLFDFENRKKIFPSVISLMKFSLVTILGGKTRSEQKFGFFLHDVLDLTDPRRVFALSQQDFLNINPNTRTTPIFRTRQDAELTAKIYSRVPVLINESKNQNPWGVSFKQGLFNMSTDSHLFRTRAQMEQAGFTLMGNRFVKGEEIWLPLYEAKMIWHFDHRFSTFEGASSRSETTETTLLQKQNPAFVAIPWYWVVKEEVDKQTDKKWFLGFRDIARSTDERTSIFSVLSLAAIGNNFPIVKSNKNNQQRTIKFANFNSLILDFFARQKIASAHLNFFYVEQFAVLVPETYPVGMIIMLIPSIVELIYTSWDIKAFADDVWREADEELRAAIRQQWEDNRRATGGHSWQIPDWAPAYPEIDWEPEKNGGCPLPPFKWDEDRRALLRAELDAWYALLYGLERDELRYILDPQEVYGPDFPGETFRVLKEKEIRRHGEYRTRRLVLEAYDRLRPQWDMESHLKRLKAIWEECQRDLSGEKETHKKPTASKPKAKETGVGYGDLFNQ from the coding sequence ATGAACTACTCAGCCATCCACATACAGGGCAACATCATCACGCTCGAAATCCTCGATAAGATTCGCAACGACGAGAACTATCACTATCAGAAACCCAAGGATTTCGGTTTCGATAAAGGAAGCACGCTGCGCGATAGGATCAGCAGCGCCTGGTCGGAAGCGAAAATTCTTTGGGAGCTTTATTCGCGCAAAATGGAAGCGCTGCCGGAGGGCGAATACGGCACTTCCGAAACCCGCAAACTCTGGATGACCCCGTTTTTGTTCGAGCTGGGGTACGACATTGAACCGGCCCGCGTCGAAGAAATTAATGGAAAAACCTTCCCCATCAGCCACCGCGATGCCAAGCGCAACGGCTTTCCGGTGCTCATCATGGGATATGCCGACAAGCTCGACCGCAAACCCGAAGGCAACCGCCTGCGCATGTCGCCGCATGCCCTCATGCAGGAATACCTCAACCACACCGGTCACCTCTACGGGCTGGTAACCAACGGCACACAAATCCGTCTGCTGCGCGACTCCAACCGCCTCTCCAAACTGGCTTACCTTGAGTTCGACCTCGGCAAGATGCTCGAAGAGGACTTGTTCTATGAGTTTGCCCTCATGTACCGCGTGCTCCATGCCTCGCGCATGCCCGAAAGCCCCGACGAAGCCGAAAAATCCATCTTTGAGTTCTACCACCAGGAATCCCTGGATTCCGGCGCGCGCATACGCGAAAAACTGCGCACGGCGGTGAAAGAATCCATGGAAACCATGGCCAAAGGCTTTCTTACCCATCCTGCCAATGCGCATTTTGTGGAGCAGGTGCGCACCGGAAACATCCATGCAGCGCAGTTCTACAAACTCCTGCTGCGAACCGTTTACCGCATCATCTTCCTGGCCACCATCGAGGAACGTAACCTGGTTTACCCAAGGTTCACAAAAGATGATGCGGAATACGAAAGCAAAAACCGCCTGCGCAACATCTACCTGAATCATTACAGTTTTGAGCGCCTGCGCAACCTGGCCCTCTCGCCGGTGTATATCGACCCGCGCAAACACGACCTCTGGCAGGCCTTGCTGGCCACCTTCCGCCTGTTCGAACCCCTGGGAGAAGGCGAAAAACTGGGCATCAAACCCCTGGGCGGAGAATTGTTCGGAACCAACAGCCTCAGCCTCGACGGGATTGACCTCTACAGCCTGCGCCTCCAAAACCAATATATGCTCGAAATCCTGGGCAGGCTCACTACCTTCCGCGACGAACGCGGGCAGCTCACCCGTGTGAACTACCGCGACCTGGATGTGGAAGAACTCGGTTCGGTGTATGAAGCCCTGCTCGAACTGCAGCCTTACTTCAACCTCGACCTGCCTACGCCGGCCTTCAGCTTTACCGAAGGCTCGCTGCGCAAACTCACCGGTTCGTACTACACCCGCCACGACCTGGTGGCACAGCTCATCAAAACCGCACTCATCCCGGTGATGGAGGAGCGCTTGAAAAAAGCCAGAACCCGCGAAGAAAAAGCCAACGCCATCCTCGGCATTTCGGTGTGCGACCCTGCCGCCGGCTCCGGGCATTTTTTGCTGGCCGCCGCCAGGGTGCTGGGCTTCGAACTGGCCAAGATACGCACCGGCGAAGAAAACCCGGGCGAAGAACCCCTGCTGGAAGCCACACGCGATGTGATTGAAAGCTGCATCTACGGCGTGGACAAAAACCCCGCCGCCGTGGAGCTTTGCCGCCTCAGCCTCTGGCTGGTGGCGCACAACAGCGGCAAACCCCTCACTTTCCTGGAACACAAAATCAAATGCGGCGACTCGCTGGTGGGTGTGGACAACCTGAAACGCCTCAGAGGCGGCATACCCGAAGGCGCTTTCAACCCCCTGAGCGGCGACGACCGGGCGGTGGCCTCAGCAATAAAGAAACGCAACCGCGATTTTCTGAAAAGGAAACAATTGTCCCTTTTCTCCCAAGCCGAAACGCTGGAGGCCCACCAGCAGCAATTTGCTGAAAAATACCTCCAGCTGCACGAACTTAAGGTGTACACCCAGGAAGACTACGAAAAAAAGCGCCGCGAATACAGCCGCCTGATGCGCGACCCCCAACTGCTGAAAGACCAAACCGCCTGCAACCTGTTTACGTATGCCTTTTTCCAGGAATACAAAACCGGAAAGCCCGAACACCTCTATGTGCAGTCCGAATTCCTGGCCATTTTTCTGGGCAGCGCCGGCAGCCTGAATGCCCGCTTGGAAGCCCAGGCAACCGCAGCATCCATCAATTATCGCTTTTTCCACTGGCCACTGGAGTTCCCCGATATCGCCGCAAAAGGCGGCTTCGATGTGGTGCTGGCCAACCCGCCGTGGGAAATCGTTGAACTAAAGGAAATAGAATTTTTTGAAACCCGTGCTCCCGAAATTGACGAAGCCGCAAACAAGGCTGAACGAACAAAGCTAATCGCACAACTTGCCACAAACAATCCCGGGCTTTATGATGAATATCATCATGAATTAAGAACTTTCGACGCCAGCCGTAAGTTTATGCAGGAAAGTGGCATTCTTACGCTTACAAATTCCGGCAGGTTAAACCTTTATGCTGCCTTTGCTGAAAAAATTCTGAAATCAATCAATGCTGATGGGCGTGCCGGTTTTATTGTTCCTACCGGAATTGCCACCGATGATGGCAACAAAAGGTTTTTTGCTCATCTTATAGAAGACGGCCAACTGGTCTCGCTCTTTGATTTTGAGAACCGAAAGAAAATATTCCCCAGTGTTATTAGTTTAATGAAATTTTCGCTTGTTACAATTTTGGGTGGAAAAACTAGGTCTGAACAGAAATTTGGCTTCTTTCTGCACGATGTACTCGACCTTACCGACCCCCGAAGGGTGTTTGCCCTTTCGCAACAGGATTTCCTGAACATCAACCCCAACACCCGCACCACACCCATTTTCCGCACCCGCCAGGATGCCGAACTCACGGCAAAAATTTACAGCCGCGTGCCCGTGCTCATCAACGAGTCAAAAAACCAAAACCCGTGGGGTGTGTCCTTCAAGCAAGGCTTATTCAATATGTCAACCGACTCCCACCTCTTCCGCACCCGTGCGCAGATGGAGCAGGCCGGCTTTACCCTTATGGGCAACCGCTTTGTGAAAGGGGAGGAGATCTGGTTGCCGCTGTATGAAGCCAAGATGATCTGGCATTTTGACCATCGTTTCAGTACCTTCGAAGGCGCCTCAAGCCGTTCCGAAACCACCGAAACTACCTTGCTGCAAAAACAAAATCCGGCTTTTGTGGCCATTCCCTGGTATTGGGTGGTGAAAGAGGAGGTAGACAAACAGACGGATAAGAAGTGGTTTCTTGGTTTTAGAGATATTGCCAGGTCAACGGATGAGAGAACAAGTATTTTTTCAGTTTTGTCATTAGCAGCAATAGGAAATAATTTTCCCATCGTAAAAAGCAATAAAAATAACCAACAACGTACAATCAAATTTGCAAATTTTAACAGTTTAATCCTTGATTTCTTTGCCAGGCAAAAGATTGCAAGTGCTCACTTGAACTTTTTTTATGTTGAACAATTTGCAGTATTGGTGCCTGAAACGTATCCCGTTGGGATGATAATTATGCTGATTCCAAGCATTGTAGAACTCATTTACACCTCCTGGGACATCAAAGCCTTTGCCGATGATGTGTGGCGGGAGGCGGATGAGGAGCTCAGGGCAGCCATCCGGCAGCAATGGGAAGACAACCGCCGCGCCACAGGCGGCCACAGCTGGCAAATCCCCGACTGGGCGCCGGCCTACCCTGAAATTGACTGGGAACCGGAGAAAAACGGCGGCTGCCCGCTGCCCCCCTTCAAATGGGACGAAGACCGCCGTGCCCTGCTCCGCGCCGAACTCGATGCCTGGTATGCGCTGCTCTACGGCCTGGAGCGCGACGAGCTGCGCTACATCTTAGACCCACAGGAGGTGTACGGCCCCGACTTCCCCGGCGAAACCTTCCGCGTACTCAAGGAAAAAGAAATCCGCCGCCACGGCGAATACCGCACCCGCCGCCTCGTGCTCGAAGCCTACGACCGCCTCCGCCCACAATGGGATATGGAATCGCACCTGAAACGACTGAAAGCGATTTGGGAGGAGTGCCAGCGGGATCTGAGCGGGGAGAAAGAAACCCATAAAAAGCCAACAGCTTCCAAGCCAAAAGCGAAAGAGACGGGGGTGGGGTATGGGGATTTGTTTAATCAGTAA